The stretch of DNA ATCCAGCGAAATTGGTTCCTAATTCGTACTCTGGCAATCGCGTGAATGCGGCAACAAAACTTCGTTGTGCGATCTCGTCGACGTCCACTCCGGGCGGCGCATGGGCTGCAAACCACGCCCGTAGCGGACGCTCAAACCGGCGTACGATTCCCTCAAACGCAGACGTTTCGCCGCGTAAAACCCGGGTCAGAAGATCGTCAATGTTTGGATCTGAATCGTTCATCACAACATTATGGCAGAAGATCCCCCCGGGTTACCCCGAACCGATGTTTTCACGCCGAGCAATCTCGCGACAGCGGCAGGCAGTGACATTCTGTTCACATCGCCATCGGCCCGTACGTGTCACGTTTCATCCGGGACGCTCCGGGTCGAGGTTGATGGACATCATTAACCTTGCCGTAACGCGAAAGAATCGCAGCGGAATCTGCTTCGAGCGGAAAAGTGAGGTGACATGCAGTGCGGCGGTGCGGATTGTGACGGTCAAGCCGGTAGTGCGATCTAACGAAGGTTTTCCTGGTCCGGGGCGATGTTTCTTTTTCACCACATCCGTCCGCTACGTTCACCGTGTCCTAGCTTTGATTGAATCCAAGGTGGGATCTCGTTTGGGAAACCAAGCATGATTCGCATCCTTGAATTCGAATCGCACATTGAATGGTTTCATTTGAGCCGATTGGCTTGGAGAAACGTTCCGGGGACTTCTTGATGATCAAACTGACACGACTCGACGGCGAGCCATTTGTGCTCAACGCTGAACTGATCCGCTATGTAGAGAAGCGGCCAGACACGTTTATCACGTTGACCTCCGGTGATCGCATCGTCGTTGCTGAAACGATGGATGACGTCATAGAGAGAGCTGTGCAGTATCAGCAGCACAAGCACTTTATGCCGCCGCCGGTGCGAATGACCGCAAGCTCCGACGCTTCGATCCCCAACGCCAGCGCCTAGTAACTTCGCCCTCAACCAAACCTATTTACTGATTTTCGAGTCAGAGACTACACATCATGGATATTGCCAGCCTCATCGGTTTGATTCTCGCCATCGGCCTGATCATCGGTTCGATCGCGATGGGCAACGCCCCTTTCAGCGCCTTCATTGACATTCCATCTTTCATGGTGGTGGTGGGCGGTGCGTTTGCGGCTGCGTTAATTTGTTTCCCGATGGGAAGCATCATGAAGTCGCCACTAATCGCGCTGAAGGTATTGCTCAACAAGGGTGAAGATCGTCTGACGATGATCAAGCAAATTGTTGAACTCGCCGAGACAGCCCGCCGCGATGGATTGTTAGCCCTGGAATCAAAAGTTGGCGACATCCAGAATCCTTTGATCAAGACCGGCATTCAAATGGCCGTCGATGGCAGCACTCCTGAAGTGGTCGAAGAAGTTCTGCGAACTGAAGTCGAAGCCATCCAAAAACGACATAAGGAAGGCAAGAGCATCATGGACCAACTCGGTCGTTTTGCTCCGGCGTACGGCATGATCGGAACTTTGATGGGTTTGATCATGATGCTTCAAGACATGAGCGATCCGTCGGGTATTGGTGCGGGTATGGCCGTCGCGTTGATCACCACCCTTTACGGAGCGATCGTCGCGAATGTGTTCTTTAGCCCGTTTGCCGAGAAGCTCGGACTCAATAGCCGCAACGAGATGGTAAGCCATGAGATTGCGATCCGCGGTGTGATGGCGATTCAGTCTGGCGAAAGCCCTCGTGCGATTGATCAAAAACTACGCACCTTCTTGCCACCAAAACAACGGGATGCTGAATAGCCATGGACGAAGAAGATGATGTCATTGGAATTCCCGAATGGGTTGTCACCTTTGGTGACATGATGAGCTTGCTGCTTACGTTCTTCATCATGTTGGTTTCGCTTAGCGAGATCAAAGAAGAAGAAACGTACCAAGCGCTCGTCGATTCGATGCAACGACAGTTCGGATATGCTCGCACCTTGGATGCTCTTGCTCCCGGTGAACAGAAGCCACGGCAATCAGCTTTCACCACACTTGCGACCACCGGTCGAGCCAAGAAGAAAGACACTGCCAACGGTGGTGTTCCGGATAAGGCACCGGTGGGCGA from Rubripirellula amarantea encodes:
- a CDS encoding flagellar FlbD family protein yields the protein MIKLTRLDGEPFVLNAELIRYVEKRPDTFITLTSGDRIVVAETMDDVIERAVQYQQHKHFMPPPVRMTASSDASIPNASA
- a CDS encoding motility protein A, whose amino-acid sequence is MDIASLIGLILAIGLIIGSIAMGNAPFSAFIDIPSFMVVVGGAFAAALICFPMGSIMKSPLIALKVLLNKGEDRLTMIKQIVELAETARRDGLLALESKVGDIQNPLIKTGIQMAVDGSTPEVVEEVLRTEVEAIQKRHKEGKSIMDQLGRFAPAYGMIGTLMGLIMMLQDMSDPSGIGAGMAVALITTLYGAIVANVFFSPFAEKLGLNSRNEMVSHEIAIRGVMAIQSGESPRAIDQKLRTFLPPKQRDAE